The Rhodothermus marinus DSM 4252 DNA segment CCGGCGTCAGCGTCCAGTGCGTCACCACGGGCGAAGGTGCCAGCTGGCAGGCACTCAGCAGAAGCAGCAGGGCGGCAATTTCCCGGGACATGGCGGCCGTCTGGATCGTTTCCGGTAGCAGCTTCAAGGTGGACCGCCGATTACCGGACGAAGCCGTACTTCTGGCTCAAAGTCCCAGTCGGTGCAGCAGATACTCCAGGCGAGCCCGCCAGCCCAGCCCGTAGCCGTAACGGGCGGCCGTGCCACGTCCCAGATGATGCACGTAGGTTTCGATTGGAAACGAAATCAGCCCGTAGCCGGCCTGTTCGGCCGCCCGAAAGTTTCGAATCGTCGGAAGGCCGTGGTGAATGAACGGCGGCAGTCGGAAGTAGAAGTCGCGACGCAGCAGCATGTGCGGGGTGGTGAGCACAGGCATTCCTCCCGGCTTTCGGAAGCCCCGGCGCCGATCCACCTCGACGACGCGACCGGCCCCATAAGCCATCGAATCGGCCTCCAGCGCCGCGATCATCGGTTCCAGAAAGCCGCCCCGCCGCGTCTCCGTGTCGCTGTCGAAAAAGTACACATAGGGCGTCGTGGCCGTCTCCATGGCCCG contains these protein-coding regions:
- a CDS encoding glycosyltransferase family 2 protein, encoding MSLPVTAVVVNYQTPELLEVAVRSFRHYYPDVSLLIVDNGSRDHSRTVIEQLLTEGEGTTRALWLPENIYHGPAMHRAMETATTPYVYFFDSDTETRRGGFLEPMIAALEADSMAYGAGRVVEVDRRRGFRKPGGMPVLTTPHMLLRRDFYFRLPPFIHHGLPTIRNFRAAEQAGYGLISFPIETYVHHLGRGTAARYGYGLGWRARLEYLLHRLGL